A window of Periplaneta americana isolate PAMFEO1 chromosome 7, P.americana_PAMFEO1_priV1, whole genome shotgun sequence contains these coding sequences:
- the LOC138702683 gene encoding micronuclear linker histone polyprotein-like, whose amino-acid sequence MKRTAVRHSSSLYPCRSRMSWSRRKLRSALKNPSTLNQASRADVASRKKSVTTNNKKQRQSLGRSKTDRVERSRSTIRRRQTRTRRSSSSSSGSSGCSSSTELRTDKKRRRSQMLRRPTKSGKFDNTSNGRSRSTIPKVSARRRKRSSSQLKSPDDEGQDKSWFSRSGTIKAVKKYAKHVPDSRGSSSASSDSSYSDSSRSPSPRNKRRRCKPSATTASKARFTTHKRRSRPKSKSRKN is encoded by the exons ATGAAGCGCACGGCCGTCCGCCACTCCTCGTCGCTCTACCCCTGCAGGTCGCGGATGTCTTGGTCTCGCCGGAAGCTGCGCTCCGCCCTCAAAAACCCGTCCACGCTGAATCAGGCGTCGAGAGCGGATGTTGCGTCCAGGAAGAAGAGCGTGACGACCAATAACAAGAAGCAGCGGCAGAGTCTGGGCCGAAGCAAGACGGATAGGGTGGAAAGGAGCAGGTCGACCATCCGACGAAGACAGACTAGGACTCGGAGatccagcagcagcagcagtgggaGCAGCGGATGCTCGTCGAGTACAGAGCTCCGCACCGATAAGAAGCGGCGTAGAAGCCAGATGTTGCGCAGACCGACCAAGAGCGGCAAGTTCGACAATACATCCAACGGGCGCTCACGCTCCACCATTCCAAAG GTTAGCGCGCGGAGGCGGAAAAGAAGTTCTTCACAGCTGAAGTCCCCCGATGACGAAGGACAAGATAAATCTTGGTTCTCTCGTTCTGGAACCATTAAGGCTGTGAAGAAATACGCCAAACATGTACCAGACAGTCGCGGCAGTAGTTCTGCGTCCTCAGACAGTTCCTACAGCGATTCGTCGAGATCTCCTTCCCCCCGCAATAAAAGGCGGCGATGTAAGCCTTCAGCTACGACGGCAAGCAAGGCCAGGTTCACAACCCACAAACGCCGTTCTCGGCCCAAGAGCAAGTCAaggaaaaattaa